Within the Halobaculum limi genome, the region GAACGTCTTGCGGAGACCGTCGACTTCGAGGACGACGTTCTCCTTGTCGAGGTTCGCCCCCTCGTAGACCGCCGGTGACTCCGTCTCGGGCGCGTCCGCAGCCTCAGCGGCCTCCGCGCTCTCGGCGGTGTCGGCCGTGTCGCTCACGAGCCATCACCTCCGTCGGCCGCGTGCGGTCGCTGGCGGTCCCCGTGGTCGGGGACGTCTGCCTCGTCGACGGCCGAGGGCCAGATGAGTTCACGCTGCGGCGGGAGGACGCCCTCCGGCCGGAAGCGCATAATGAGGATGATCAACGCGCCGACCGCAAGCAGGCGGAGTGGCCCGATGTCGAGCGTGATGAACTCGACGCTGTTGAGGAAGCGCGTCCCTTCGCGGATGGCGATGACGACGAAGCCGCCGAACATCGCCCCCCGGTTGGAGCCACTCCCGCCGAGGATGACCGCGATCCACACGTAGAACGTGTTGATCGGCTCGAAGTCGCCGGGGCTGACGAACAGGTTCAGGTGCGTGTAGAACACTCCCGCCAGCGCCATAATGACGCTGCCGAGAACGAACGACTGCATCTTGAACCCGTACGTGTTCTTGCCCAGTGCCTCCGCGAGGTCCTCGTCGCCGCGGATGGTCCGCAGGACGCGCCCCCACGGCGAGCGGTGTGCTCGCTGGAGGATCAGGAACGTCACGCCGACGAACACGAACACGAGGCCGACGTTCAACAACGCCTGATAGAACGGTTGGTTCAACACGATGGGACTCCCCGGAATGATCTCGATCCGGAGACCGGGCATCGCCTGCGGGAACGTCGACAGCACGGGCCAGCCCTCGAAGAAGCCGGGAATCCCGCGCAGACCGGCGCTGCCGTTCGTGTACTCACGTTCGTTCAGCACCACCAGCCTGACGACCTCCGCGAGGCCGAGCGAGGCGATGGCGAGGTAGTCCGCACGCAGTCGCAGCGTCGGAATGCCGATGATCACCGCGACGACGGCCGCGAGCGCGAGGCCCACGACCAGTCCCAGTAGCGGATTGAGTCCGCCCGCGATGGGGGAGTTGTCGGCCGTCAACAGCGCCGAGCCGTACGCGCCCAAGCCGAAGAACGCCGCCACGGAGAAGTTGATCAGCCCGGTGTACCCCCACTGGGCGTTCAGCCCGAACGACAGCAGGACGTACATCCCGACCAGTCCGAGCAGGTACAGGAAGTACGTCGGCCCGAGGCCGCCGGTGACGAGACCGATGAACAGCAGGCCGAGCAAGCCGCCGATGAACGCGACGACGCCCTGTTCGGTACGTGTCAAGTCGGTGAACGACTCGCGCACGCCGCCGATGGCGCTCACGTTCCGGTCCCCCCGGCGATGCCGTTCGGCCGGACGAGCAGCACAGCCACCATAATCACGAACGCGATGGCGTTGGCGTACTCGATGCCGATGGGAATGCCGATGTCAGTGAGGATGGGCGTCATCTGGTTGATCATCCCGATGAGGAACCCGCCGAGCATCGCACCGTAGACGGAGCCGATACCGCCGAGGATGACGGCGGCGAACACGACCAGCAGGATGTTGAACCCCATCCGTGGGGAGATCTGGTTGTAGAGGCCGAGGAACACGCCCCCGGCACCCGCCAGGCCCGCGCCGATGACCCACGTCCACAGCGTGATGCGGTCGACGCGGATCCCGCTGACGCGTGCCAGCGAGGGGTTGTCCGCGGTCGCACGCATCTTCCGGCCGAGGTCGGTGTACTGCAACAGCGTGTGCAGGCCGGCGACGAGAATCGCCGCCGAGACGATGATCGCCACGTCGTGGAGCGTCATCCGAATACCGAACGGAATGAGCGCCTCGATGGGGCGGAGCACCTGGATGCCGAACTCGGTGAAGTCGCTGCCGAACTGGAACTGGATGATCGCGCGATACACGAACGCGACGCCGATGCTCGTGATGAGCATCCCGATGGAGTCGACCTCCAACGGTTCGTAGATGACCTTCTCGGTGATGACCGCGACGAGAGCGGCGACGGCGATGCCGACGACGAGTGCGAGGAAGAACCCGAGCGGAAGCCCGAGGAACCGCGCACCGAGGCCGCCGACGAACCCAAAGGTGACCAGCGCCGAGTACGCCCCCACGGTCATCGTGTCGCCGTGTGCGAAGTTGGCGAAGTCGGCGATGCTGTACACCAGCGACAGTCCGATGCTGGCGAGGACGATTATGCTGGAGAACACCAGCCCGTTCGCCATATATTCGAGGACTGACATCTACCTCAGCCTTCGATAGTTCCGGTCTGGACGTACTCGTGGTCTTGGACGGTCAGGATCTGCAAGAACCCGACCGGGTCACCGTTCTCGTCGAAGTCGATTGGGCCGGAGACGCCTTGATAGTCGATGTCCGACGCCGTTCCGTCGTCGCCGAGGACGTTCATCGCCTCCTCGAAGGTGAACACCTC harbors:
- a CDS encoding branched-chain amino acid ABC transporter permease, with amino-acid sequence MSAIGGVRESFTDLTRTEQGVVAFIGGLLGLLFIGLVTGGLGPTYFLYLLGLVGMYVLLSFGLNAQWGYTGLINFSVAAFFGLGAYGSALLTADNSPIAGGLNPLLGLVVGLALAAVVAVIIGIPTLRLRADYLAIASLGLAEVVRLVVLNEREYTNGSAGLRGIPGFFEGWPVLSTFPQAMPGLRIEIIPGSPIVLNQPFYQALLNVGLVFVFVGVTFLILQRAHRSPWGRVLRTIRGDEDLAEALGKNTYGFKMQSFVLGSVIMALAGVFYTHLNLFVSPGDFEPINTFYVWIAVILGGSGSNRGAMFGGFVVIAIREGTRFLNSVEFITLDIGPLRLLAVGALIILIMRFRPEGVLPPQRELIWPSAVDEADVPDHGDRQRPHAADGGDGS
- a CDS encoding branched-chain amino acid ABC transporter permease codes for the protein MSVLEYMANGLVFSSIIVLASIGLSLVYSIADFANFAHGDTMTVGAYSALVTFGFVGGLGARFLGLPLGFFLALVVGIAVAALVAVITEKVIYEPLEVDSIGMLITSIGVAFVYRAIIQFQFGSDFTEFGIQVLRPIEALIPFGIRMTLHDVAIIVSAAILVAGLHTLLQYTDLGRKMRATADNPSLARVSGIRVDRITLWTWVIGAGLAGAGGVFLGLYNQISPRMGFNILLVVFAAVILGGIGSVYGAMLGGFLIGMINQMTPILTDIGIPIGIEYANAIAFVIMVAVLLVRPNGIAGGTGT